In Rosa rugosa chromosome 4, drRosRugo1.1, whole genome shotgun sequence, the genomic stretch gctggggagtcggggactctctagcgggcctagcaggggcccacccattgagcttccgctcatgccttcccggcaacccattgagcttccgctcatgccttcccggcatcccattgagcttccgctcatgccttcccggcaacccattgagcttccgctcatgccttcccggcatcccattgagcttccgctcatgccttcccggcaatcctcgagctttacgctcatgtctactcgacacaccacacgttaatggaacattgaattcttctaccatttgtcgcttgcgacaaattgaattcttttcgcgttccattaatacgagcgacaaccaaaccaacacaagcgttcacgtactcatcatttacacgttacaaacgcttaccttcgcaccgctcatgcaacttacgtCTCCTTGTGCGcatcacacatttatcatatgcaatccatatgctcacacaaCCATGTATCAcacaccccatacgtttatatatgccaaaacgcatatcgatgcaactcacatttgttgcccaatgcaacgagcattctacatatgcctgtcttcttgtctttgttgtgcaggttaacgagtcccttcttgcttacggagttcggggacttgtaggggctccgtaccgcccggttacttatgcttgatgacttcatgatttgaactccccaaccaagaagctcctcttacttggggacttcggggacttatacatacctccaataatatggagtatttgctatctcaccaagcataagtaactcctactttgggacatccacgagacatggcaaggcccaaccacgacatccatcgtgtagccctatgttcaagctataccacggtatccggaagtcgcaaatccgcctccgggaagccacgttcccgcccttgccaagatgccctcacaattaggctttctagactagaatagtgtggtttcttgtcccacatcgaaaacaatgtaaaggagaaacattccttcacttataaaaggaatgcctcctcacACAAttcattcatcccattacatactttgtaatcttgttaggccgcaaggctcgacacactagtatagctttcaagtggacgtagtctcccgctcatgcggaggcgaaccactatacatcttgtgtcactctctctctctctctctaaagctaactagagatctcacggatcactaacgttaacaaactccaaatccaatTGCAATGTCCTTACTGACTTACAAGAGTAAAGCTGGTGACAGTGTAGGTAGTATTGGCAACAAATCAGCAGTAGACCTTGTAGCATATTTATGCCCAGCAAAAGCAACCATATGTCCCTCATAATTATCCTGCAAATTCAAAACCACAAACCACACTAAATTGATTGAATTCAAAACAAGCCAATATTCAACACCCTTAATTAAAATTGCAATGTCCATTATCTTCACAATCTTAACTGAAATCTGATACTTTCAGTATATGCAGGTATCAATCTTGCTAAACTACCAAAACTAAGACTAACATTATGCAATGATCAACCTTAACATCAACATTAACCTAAACCCTTCAAACCCTTGTAGCAATCCACAAAATAAAAGGAGCACCAAAACGAAATGGAACGGGAGAGAGATAATGAACTGGAACGAATGGGAGAGAGGACCTTACTGTTAGTACAAAAGATAAAAACACAATATCAGACCATAATACATCATAGGTCCGCTTCAACTATGTCATATCACTCAACATTAGATTTAGTTATCATATGGAATGTCAATAACTTTTTGCCAGATCGTCTGCTCCTCAAGCTTAAGAGGTAAGAGTTTCTTCCAGAAAACTAAAGCTATTCCATTCACCACCAAGGCACCAATCAATTACCAAAAAAACAAGTATAATGCATGTCACATTACATTAAAGGTAAGAGATTAGATATGCAGATCATGCAATCCAAACTACAAGATCCTAATCTTCAAAGGTCAAATAGAATATAATCAAACAATCTAAGGCTCCTTGCTCGTTTTTAATTAGTAGAAGAAAGTTAAAATAAAGCAAAATGATTTTTTCCAACAGTGGACAAAATCAGCTCTCTGCTACAAGTCATTACATCAACTGCTATCACTCTTTGATCAACTATCCTAATCATAGATAACTCATATACCTAGTCCTGGTATCTAGCTTTTCATCTAACATAGATAGCTCATACCTAGCTCTTTGGTGGCTTTAAATAATTTTTAGGAAGAATGCCAAACATGTTACCCTTTTTCTATGAACAAGAAAGACAGAACAATGATTAGTTATCACAAAATTTTCAGATgacttggtgttttttttttatttttttttatgaacacaaataaaaagaaactgGAGTCGGAAAACAACTTTTTAGAAAATCATCAAAACTGAAGCAAAtgttgaaatatatatatatatatgaaacattGCACAAGGATTCGCCTTTTAATGCCTTTCCCCCCTCTATTACCAAAAGAAAATGCACAAGGATTTGCAAAGCGCATGAGTGATTTGAGTAAGCATCTCAAGCCAAAGTAAATCAAAAGATTAGATAAAGAAAGAATGGCATGTGTGAGGGTTATGTACCTGCTGGTATATCGCGGCCAACTTTTGGAATTGGAACTGACGCCAAGACTGGAACATTGGATTCCAGCACTCTTAAGACAGCAGGGAAGAAAGATGAACCGAACAACTCCATCTTACCGACTTCATCGATGACAAATAGGTCAGTATCTTCTCTTACCTGATAAGAATAGAATTCTTCAATTCAAAAACTCATGACATAGAAATGATGCACTCGGCCGTCTAATCCATAAATAAGATCACTTTTAACTATATGTTTAACAATTAGCAGTGCAAAACAATATCCCACCTGCAATTCAGGAACTGCCAAGGACTCAAACGACGCAACATCAACTTTGTACTTCCCCACAGTGGGCCATCTCAAAGATTCAGGGCTGAAATATATAGCAATATTGATGCGTTGAGCCTTAACTAGAACTAAATGAATGAATGATTGATCTGGACAATGAACAATTACGAAGATTGAGAAGACCTGGAAATGATGGATGAGGCAAGCGGAGCGGTACGGCCGTCTAATGTGACCACCTGGAACCCAACTCTCTCACCTCCTTGTCTAACCTCACCTATACAATTGAAATTGATAAAAGACAAATTAACATTATAAACATCGAATCCAGAGTTGTATGTATATGAAAACAGTTTAAGAAATTGAGattgagagtgagagtgagaggggATTACTGATGTAGAAACCTTGAATCTTTAAGTTAGGGTTTGAGGATTTCAGGGTTTCAAAGACTTTCACTATTAGAGTGGTTTTACCAACACCCTGCATCAGATTTAGAATCATATATAAATCTTGTCAAAAATTGGAAGTTTATAGAgagagaagatagagagagagagagagtggttgCAAACTAACCGGAGGTCCAGTCACCAGCAAGCTTCAACTGAATAAGCTTCAACCCtcatcctcctcttcctccttatcTGAATCGACCACTGCTTCGAGATCAAGAAAACCCATATCAGAGAGCCTCTTTTTGCTCCGCTTACACTCCCACCACCGCCACCACGATAGGGGTCGTAttcatcgtcgtcgtcgtcgtcgtcctcctcctcctcctcctcggccGCGTCGTCAATGAAGCTCGATCTCCTCTGCTTGTCACTAAATCTCTCTTCAATGGCGGCCGAGGATCACTAGGTCAGGGTTTTGAGCTCGGTGAATGAAgcgtgagagagaaagaggaggaaGTGTCGCGTGAAAGAAATTGATCTAGATCTGAAGGAATAGtcgtatttgtttctttttttttttaattatacaagCGACCGCGTGACTATACCGTCGCAATTGATTTATAATTATGCGACGGTAATGTTATGTCCGTCGCAAAAACTCTTTAATATGCAACGGTAAAATAGCCGCAGCAcatgccgtcgcaaaagctgactttttgcgacggaaaagttttccgtcgcaaatttTCGAAgcaattgaagttttttttagtagtgaaaGAAGGAGTACAGTTACTTTGGTCTATGCAAGTGGACAACGTGGTGTTGGAAACTGATTGCCTAGAGGCCATTAATGATCTAAAAAACACTAATCATGATTTGGTGGTCCTGGGAGGTATTGCGGATGATATTAAATTCGCTATACAGACTTTTAGTAACATTTCAATCTGTCATGCCCTAAGAACTTGTAATGGGGTGGCACATAGACTAGCTTGTCTTGCTTTTGAAGATAGAGAAAGTTGTTTCTGGTACACCAGACCCCCAAACTGCATTGCTGAGGCATTGCAGTATGATTGTAACTTTAATGGCTAATGGCCTTTTAATATAGTCAtttccttgattcaaaaaaaaaagaatacaatAATATGAAGGAAATTTCTAtggaattttgtttttattggtATTGAACacctttaattttatttatttatttattttcattactAATAATGTAGTTGGGTTAAATGATTTTATTTTAGGGTGTtgctaaatgtacccagcaaatatcttaACACACCCAGCCCTAGAATATTGTGTTGAACTTTCCAAATTTACCCTTTTCAAAAATACACCCAGCAAGCAAACTTCTTCGAGGGAGGGTGCTCCTAGatgaaaaacaagaagaaaatgcTGCTTCTTCTCCTAGCAGAACAAAAAGAAGCCATTCTTGTCAACCGTCCCAACCTTTCTCAAAAGCGAT encodes the following:
- the LOC133744544 gene encoding uncharacterized protein LOC133744544 — protein: MNTTPIVVAVVGVLLVTGPPGVGKTTLIVKVFETLKSSNPNLKIQGFYISEVRQGGERVGFQVVTLDGRTAPLASSIISSPESLRWPTVGKYKVDVASFESLAVPELQVREDTDLFVIDEVGKMELFGSSFFPAVLRVLESNVPVLASVPIPKVGRDIPAG